One part of the Raphanus sativus cultivar WK10039 chromosome 7, ASM80110v3, whole genome shotgun sequence genome encodes these proteins:
- the LOC108818190 gene encoding uncharacterized protein LOC108818190 yields the protein MATVSSASAAVTEGAKAVTPRRTNIGKLRVMCRYGGSVVSLPQAKSPRYVGGDTRIVAVPPSAETSVASLVSHLAVALGIPYDFKVKYQLPDQELDSLISVETDEDVQIMMEEHGYLTCESSAPKTRVRLFLFPSKSRGGASQGDLAQCKPSVEAEGDVDWLGIGESNPTRDELTQPVLQHPKTDTWFVDALKGVEMMQTGGDNNNNNSGSSGGSGSGGICGQESMMLETNSSFGSTSSSVSSSKLPPMKSTGEDNNNTSNPQVKFAPIESLTSGNHVVTPISSHELPTSLHVLETKSSSNLYEPNLNKPVPVSGYPPFLNQAPQQQQQQPIYVVYAGQPPYMTGNSPMTYQHMNQIHYQLPPQQYPVYYSPVEQYNPRYVQAPPPVRHNTALNTHHQVGSPVARTSSPLPPEFSSQVYLPPKPVVDSSSVQASSEAAVSTTCKDDFSYNADLDDDTARAQIYKSQPPAPIVSSELQTMMLTEALGQLNTHNG from the exons ATGGCCACCGTCTCATCCGCTTCCGCCGCCGTAACGGAAGGCGCGAAGGCCGTCACGCCTCGGCGTACGAACATCGGAAAGCTGCGCGTGATGTGCAGGTACGGCGGAAGCGTAGTCTCGCTCCCGCAGGCGAAATCGCCGCGATACGTCGGCGGAGACACTCGGATCGTCGCCGTCCCTCCCTCAGCGGAGACGAGCGTCGCGTCGCTCGTCAGCCACCTCGCGGTCGCGCTCGGGATCCCGTACGATTTCAAGGTCAAGTACCAGCTCCCCGATCAGGAGCTGGACTCGCTCATCTCCGTGGAGACGGACGAGGACGTCCAGATCATGATGGAGGAGCACGGATACCTCACGTGCGAGTCCTCGGCTCCTAAAACGCGCGTGAGGCTGTTTCTCTTCCCTTCGAAATCCCGAGGCGGCGCGAGTCAGGGAGATCTCGCTCAGTGTAAACCTTCGGTGGAGGCGGAGGGGGATGTTGATTGGCTGGGGATAGGAGAGTCAAATCCCACTCGCGATGAGTTGACTCAGCCCGTGCTTCAGCACCCAAAGACTGACACGTGGTTCGTGGACGCGCTGAAGGGGGTGGAGATGATGCAGACTGGCGgggataataataataataatagcgGGAGTAGCGGCGGAAGCGGAAGCGGCGGGATCTGCGGACAGGAGTCGATGATGCTCGAGACTAATTCGTCGTTTGGCTCCACGTCGTCCTCTGTCTCTTCCAGCAAATTGCCTCCGATGAAGAGCACCGGGGAGGATAATAATAACACATCGAATCCTCAGGTTAAGTTTGCGCCGATTGAATCACTCACAAG CGGCAATCATGTGGTCACGCCAATCTCTTCTCACGAGCTACCAACAAGCCTTCATGTTTTGGAGACCAAATCATCTTCAAACCTGTACGAGCCTAACCTAAACAAACCAGTTCCAGTTTCCGGGTATCCACCATTTCTGAACCAAGCTCCTcagcaacagcaacaacaacctATCTACGTGGTTTACGCAGGGCAGCCGCCTTACATGACTGGAAACTCACCTATGACATACCAGCACATGAACCAGATACACTATCAGCTCCCGCCACAGCAATACCCAGTCTATTACAGTCCAGTTGAGCAGTATAATCCGAGGTATGTTCAAGCTCCTCCGCCTGTGAGACACAACACCGCTTTAAACACCCATCATCAAGTTGGATCCCCAGTGGCCCGCACCAGCAGCCCTCTACCTCCAGAGTTTTCCTCGCAGGTTTACCTTCCACCAAAACCTGTAGTAGATTCATCATCGGTACAAGCATCAAGTGAAGCTGCTGTTAGTACTACATGCAAAGATGATTTCAGCTACAACGCTGACCTCGATGATGATACAGCTCGTGCTCAGATTTACAAATCTCAGCCACCCGCTCCAATAGTATCGTCTGAGTTGCAGACAATGATGCTGACTGAAGCTCTGGGTCAGCTAAACACCCACAATGGTTAA